A region of Pyxidicoccus parkwaysis DNA encodes the following proteins:
- a CDS encoding MlaE family ABC transporter permease: protein MALMSGQVFSRAVRPPYNLRALAYHTESLGVRSLPIALLTSTFAGLVISLQFGYFLGRFGVQYTVGRVVVLTLFRELAPVLTALTVGARIGSGMAAELGAMTVTEQVDAIRALGADPLRKLVVPRVLACLLVMPVLTIFGDVVGLVAGALVVKAQYALPLDLFFQGALDAVLLEDFVSGVFKGAVFGVIIGLVGCFKGLTVEGGTEGVGRATTQTVAVTSVAVCLADFFITKLTLYV, encoded by the coding sequence ATGGCGCTGATGTCGGGCCAGGTCTTCAGCCGCGCGGTGCGCCCGCCTTACAACCTGCGCGCGCTCGCCTACCACACCGAGTCGCTCGGGGTGCGCTCGCTGCCCATTGCCCTGCTCACCTCGACGTTCGCCGGGCTCGTCATCTCATTGCAATTCGGTTACTTCCTGGGCCGCTTCGGCGTGCAGTACACGGTGGGGCGCGTGGTGGTGCTCACGCTGTTCCGCGAGCTGGCGCCGGTGCTCACCGCGCTCACGGTGGGCGCACGCATTGGCAGCGGCATGGCGGCGGAGCTGGGAGCCATGACGGTGACGGAGCAGGTGGACGCCATCCGCGCGCTGGGCGCGGACCCGCTGCGCAAGCTGGTGGTGCCGCGCGTGCTGGCGTGCCTGCTGGTGATGCCGGTGCTCACCATCTTCGGAGACGTCGTCGGGCTCGTGGCTGGCGCGCTGGTGGTGAAGGCGCAGTATGCGCTGCCGCTCGACTTGTTCTTCCAGGGCGCGCTGGACGCGGTGCTGCTGGAGGACTTCGTCTCCGGTGTGTTCAAGGGCGCGGTGTTCGGCGTCATCATCGGGCTGGTGGGCTGCTTCAAGGGGCTCACCGTGGAGGGCGGCACGGAGGGCGTGGGCCGCGCCACCACGCAGACGGTGGCGGTGACGTCCGTCGCCGTGTGTCTGGCGGACTTCTTCATCACCAAGCTGACGCTGTACGTGTGA